A single window of Nitrospirota bacterium DNA harbors:
- a CDS encoding DUF2283 domain-containing protein, with protein sequence MKVRYDKKVDAAYIQMSSKKPDGAVEIAEGVILHTTKSNEIVAIEILNAAKKIPIKSLYKLELSAAA encoded by the coding sequence ATGAAGGTCAGATACGACAAGAAGGTTGATGCAGCATACATTCAAATGTCATCAAAAAAACCTGATGGCGCTGTGGAAATAGCAGAAGGAGTTATTCTCCACACTACGAAAAGTAATGAGATTGTTGCGATAGAGATACTTAATGCAGCAAAGAAGATCCCGATAAAGTCCCTTTACAAACTTGAGCTTTCCGCAGCCGCTTAG
- a CDS encoding tetratricopeptide repeat protein: MVCLLFYVFATPVSAGNVTFIKEYTYQASELDSKVSSRAIALEQVKRLLLEELGVYLITETEVKDFQLTKDQITILSAGIVSAEVIDEKWDGVTYYLKAKISADPSEVAKSINALKEDRQKSKELEESKRKAEQALREIEKLKKEISELKDKTKKQEEYTVSVKKLSATDYFDKGYALAESGNYKEAISAYSKAIELNPELTDAYNNRGIAYKNLGDYQRAINEYNKAIELNPEFAEAYYNRGPAYNRLGDYQRAIADLKTSARLGFKPAQDFLRSQGIDW, from the coding sequence ATGGTCTGCCTTTTATTTTATGTGTTTGCCACCCCTGTATCTGCCGGCAATGTCACCTTTATAAAGGAATACACATATCAGGCAAGCGAGCTTGACAGCAAGGTCTCAAGCAGGGCAATAGCACTTGAGCAGGTAAAAAGGCTTTTACTTGAAGAGTTAGGTGTATATCTTATAACCGAGACAGAGGTCAAAGACTTCCAATTAACCAAAGACCAGATTACCATTCTTTCAGCAGGCATAGTCAGTGCAGAGGTAATTGATGAGAAATGGGATGGTGTTACTTATTATCTCAAGGCTAAGATTTCAGCAGACCCCTCTGAGGTTGCTAAGTCTATTAATGCCCTAAAAGAAGATAGGCAGAAATCCAAGGAGCTTGAGGAGTCAAAGAGAAAAGCAGAACAGGCATTAAGAGAAATTGAGAAACTGAAAAAGGAGATTTCTGAACTGAAGGATAAAACTAAAAAACAGGAGGAATATACTGTCTCTGTTAAGAAATTAAGTGCCACAGACTATTTTGATAAAGGCTATGCCTTAGCCGAATCAGGCAATTATAAAGAAGCCATATCTGCCTATAGCAAGGCAATTGAACTAAACCCTGAACTTACTGATGCTTATAACAATCGGGGGATTGCTTATAAAAACTTAGGCGATTATCAGAGAGCTATTAATGAGTATAACAAGGCAATTGAGCTAAACCCTGAATTTGCAGAGGCTTATTACAATCGGGGGCCTGCTTATAATAGGTTAGGCGATTATCAGAGGGCAATTGCCGACTTAAAAACATCTGCAAGATTAGGTTTTAAGCCTGCTCAGGACTTTTTAAGGTCACAGGGAATTGACTGGTGA